Below is a genomic region from Phalacrocorax carbo chromosome 10, bPhaCar2.1, whole genome shotgun sequence.
ttccatGTTGTTGTGCAAAAAAATCGTGTGCATATTGCTGTCAGGCATGCAGTCAGCTAAGCCAGAAATTGTATCTGTGttataacaaaaataaagcttggGAATGAAGGGTGATACGTTTTATGAAGACTGTATCACCAAGTACAGGCAAGGGGAAGCCTCTCTTACTCATTTCCAAAAGAGGAAACGGGATGAAGGAGAATGGAAGGATTCTCCTTTCAATTTGAGTTTCCACAGATAGCTAGCTCTGCTGAAATAGCTTTGCTGTTAGAAAATGGAGATGGTCCACTATTCCACTATCAGTTGCTGAACAGATTTGGCCTCACAATCAGTAATGCAGAACTGCATAATCTAAGAAGCTAAAGGAAGTGTAATGTTAAGGGTCCAAAGCATGGCAGACTAAGCCAGCTACCAGCAGTATAATAATTCTTAGACTGTGCTAGCATCCTGAGACTTTTGGATGAGCCACATAACAGTGGTTAGCACTTAGATTAACCCCATCTTCAGATGGGAAACTGAGTCAGTACACACCATTGCCATATATATCTCATtgaatctggttttgtttgagtACAGGTAAACAAAGACAAAGTGAAGCAACTGATGAGGGATATCGGAAAAGAGATTTACCAGCTGAACATGGCTGGGTGCTATTGGCTGCCCAGCTCCACTATTGATCACGTAACACGATGCAAGAACCTGGTAAAACTGAACTTGTCTGGGTGCCACATCACCTCTCTCCGTCTCTCAAAGATGCTGTCCACGCTCCAGCACCTGCGCTCCCTGGCGATAGATGTAAATCCGGGTTTCGATGCCAGTCAGCTAAGCAGTGAGTGTAAAGCCACTCTTAGCCGTGTCTCGGAATTGAAGCAAACCCTTTACACACCGTCATATGGTGTTGTCCCGTGCTGCACAAGCCTTGAGaaactgctgctttattttgagATCCTCGACCGCTCGCGAGAAGGTTTTATGCTCTCTGGGCAGCTAATGGTAGGGGAGAGCAATGTCCCCCATTACCAGAACCTCCGTGTCTTTTATGCCAGGCTGGCTCCTGGCTACGTTAATCAGGAGGTGGTGAGGCTGTACTTGGCGGTGCTGAGTGATCGGACACCTGAGAACCTTCATGCCTTCCTTATTTCTGCCCCTGGTAGCTTTGCGGAGACGGGAGCCACTAAAAACCTCCTGGACTCTATGGCTCGAAATGTACGTCTGGATGCTTTACAATTGCCTAAAGCCTGGATTAATGGCTCTGGGCTCCTGCAACACTTGAAGTTCAACAACCCTTTCTACTTCAGCTTTAGCCGATGCACCTTATCTGGTGGTCACCTGATCCAGAGGGTTATTAATGGTGGGAAGGATCTTAAAAGCTTGACCAGTTTGAATCTCAGTGGCTGTGTTCACTGTCTGGCTCCGGAGTCCTTGTTTCGAAAAGCGGAAGATGACATTGACAGTAGCATTCTGGAAAGCCTGGTAGTGTCTTGCTGCAACCTGAGACACCTCAACCTCTCCGCAGCTCACCATCACAGCTCAGAAAGCATAGGGAATCACTTGTGCCAGCTTCTGTCCAGGCTAAAGCACTTGCTCTCATTAGCACTACCTGTTTGCTCCATCACAGATGTTGCTGCAAATGTGGAAAAGCCTCCCACAGCGTCTAATTTGGTACCCCAAACATTTGGAAAGAAAGTGCGGATTGGGATACAGACGTATCCGAGGAACTTAGCAGACCAGGCAAATCAGAAGGTAGAATCTTCAGTATTCTGGGCTCTGATGGGAAGCCTCCGATTTTTGGAAACCTTGGAAATAATTGGGTCCAGCTTTTCCTCTGCCATGCCCCGCAACGAGCCAGCAATTTGGAACTCATTGCCTCCTTGTGTCCGGGCGCAAAGCGTGGGGGATTCAGAGGTGGCTGCCATTAGCCAGTTGACTTACTTGCAAAGCCTCACCTTAGCACAACTGCCAAATATTCTTACTGGCTCTGGGCTTATTAGCATTGGATTGCAGTGCCAGCATTTGCGGACTCTTTCGTTGGCCAACCTGGGCATGATGGGGAAAGTGGTCTATATGTCGGCTCTCATGGACATGCTGAAACACTGCAAGTGTTTGAGAGATCTCAGGTGAGGGGCTGCCATTGAACATCTCCATTTTGTTTGTGGATCTCCAGAAATGTAGTGTATGGTTTGTTGTGGCTGGTGTTAAAACTGCAAGTGTTCCTGTTCTGGTTAAAAGTAGCTGTAATGGCTTGAAAACTGGgtattttccttcctgattTGTGGAGAACAGGAAGGCATTGCATGCTGTCCTTGAGGGCTCAGGATATGCCCTTTAACCTGTGTTTTAAGAGCGAAAAGTCTCTATGCTGCAACTGCCTTCCTTTTAGATAAGGAAGAGTGGATGCTGCATATTTGGGAGCTAGCAGCCTGTCAGGGCTGGGTTAAATGCTATATGCCTTTGCTGACTTTTTGGCCTTGTGTACATGTACATCTCTCAAATGTCCAGGAAGGAAGAGACTGCTACAATGTGTGGATAACATAGAGCTCTCCTTAGGTTTCCCAACGagatatttttctgcctttggttTGTATTAAAATCTtgcctctttattttttttaaatttttattttcttgataatATATGGCAAACATTCCAAATGTAGAGTTTGTCCTGTTGGTGTTCCTCTCCTGGTGGGATTTAAAGGATCCTACCAAAGATCTGATCCTAAAGGGTGAATAAAGGAGCTTCACAGTAGGCAAAACGTGCTTATGAAAGCAAAGGGCGCGAACCGCGGTGGTTTCTGTGCACCAGTCCATATGAACCCAAATGTTATTACTttagaaagctgcttttttcttcttctttttttcccctaaatcaGCTTCTGTTGGTGAAACTGCTAGACTTGTCAGTCCTGTTATCATCCTCTGTTCACAAAATGGGTCTAAAATGCCTAATAGTAGTAACAGCAAGGTCACTCCTGTGATCACAAAGACAGTGTGACTAAATTTATTGTTCATCAGCTAAGGCTGGTGTTTGTCTATGTGTTCCTGATCCATTGCAATAGCGAAGAGAGCCAGGGTGGCTAAAACACCTCAGGAGAGTTTTCATTTTCCACCACTTCCCATTTATAACAGGCAAGGAAAATGTTGGTCTTTCATCCAACGGATGGCAGGTGTTGGAATTTCAGTTGCTTAATGGCTTGGGTCATGTGAATGCGTTGTTAATCTTTAGGAGGCTAAATAGCCATGGAAGAGCTAAGATCTGAGGAAGGACGTTTGGGTGTGCAGTGTTGCTTCACCCAGTCTAGGCCCTGTACTTTCCAGAGACTTTGAAATGGAGGCCAAGAGCAATAAAGATGAGAGGCAGCGTAGAGCCTTGAATAAAGGAAGAACAAGGGAGTCTCCTTGTAACAGCCAGGCGTTTCAATGTAAGCTGTAATTGTTCTTTCTTGAGTAAAATCTGAGGTTTTATATAGGTTTAAGGGGATTTTCATGTTTAGCACTTCCTCCTTAtaatgcagtttctttttcatttgactaattctctgctgcttctaccctttttcccctccccattttACAGGCTGAGAAGCTAGTTTAAGGGGCTATTCCAAAGCAACATTGTCACCTAGCGGGCGAAAGGCAGTATTGCAAGCTTGTCTGTTGTGTCACAGAGATTAACCTAGAAACCTGCTGTGAGGTTGCAGGGGCCCAGTAACGCTGTTGGAAAGTTGGGAGAGGCTTCCCATCtccttaatattaattttaagctATTACCCAAGCGCTCGTGGGCAGTTAGGATCTCTTCAGGCAATGCTACCTGGCCAGCAGTTACAGGCTGAGActctaaaacaaaatttatcAATTAACAGGATTAAGTTGCTAAGATacttcctccccccctcccccatacTACAAAAGCCTATGCAGAGATTATCCAGATCAGGTTGGGACGGACAGCTTGTTATCACCTAATGGATTAATCTTGGAGCTCTTGGCCTTGCTGACCCAATGACTGGGATTCCCAAGTACTTGGAGGCCCTGTAATAAATCTGTGCTAAACTGACGTACTCCCCTGGTGGCACCAGCCCCAAGCAGGTTCTGCTTCCTGCGGGCTGGTTTCTGTGAGGGACTCATCCAGTTATGCTGCTGGTTGAAACATGGTCCCTTTGTTGGTCAGCTCTGGCTTCACCATGTCATTTTGTTGTCCTGCTCTGGGCTGTGATGTAAGATTGCGGATAGCCATGATAGAGGATCctgtctctcttctctgggcCAAGTGTTTCAGGTAAAGGTTGAACTGATGATGTTTCTTCTTCCAGTGGGAGAGCAGTAGTTTTGATCCTTTGCCATCCCCTGACCGGGAAGGGCTGGTTGTGGTCACTGCTGGCTCAGAGGCCCAACTTCTGCATCACCATGTGTGGGTGGGTTGTGAGATTTTCATGCCTGCTCCTCTCTAGGCAGGAAACTGAAGGTGACCGGTTTGATCAGTGTTTGGTGCACTGGGAACAATAAGTCCCTAAATCCACATCAGCTGCTTGGTGGATGTCAGGTAGCAAAAGCCAGGCTGTGCTTGTCATAAGACCAGAATGGATCTGCTGGTCAGATCTAAGGCTCATCTTACCCAACAGGCTTTGTGGAAAACTTGCAAAACCAGGGTTTCTCCCCGTGGGCGCTGGAATTCTGCAGTTTAGGGCCTTTCTTCTTATTTGTGTCCTTGTCCTTTAGCACACACTGTTCAAGAATAACCAGCAAGCAAGAGGTCTGAGCTTGCAGTGCTGAGTTTGTTGTGCCATACTGCTGGCACAGCCAGTTAGGTTATCGCATGTGTGACACAGGCAGTGGGGAACACTGGTTGCTCCGTTTGCCACCCCCCATGAATGTGTTGTCTTCCCTCTTGTCTGAAAGCAGCCCAAGCATGAATTGCCCATTgacttgtttttgtttattcttgCAGGCTGGAACAGCCGTACTTCTCTGCGGGCGCCCAGTTCTTCCAGGCACTGAGTCATTGCTCCTCTCTCCAGCGGCTTTGCATCGTCTCTCGGAGTGGGACTCTGCAGTCTGACGCAGTGATGTCATTCATGGCCAACTGCCTTGAGGTCATCATGTGCCACATGTTTATGGGAGAATCTCTTACCGTTTGCAAAAATCTCCAGCAATCTATTGTCCGGAGGTGAGTGCGGAAAGGGGTTGATGTGGGATTTCTGGAGGTGTTGAAGATTTATCTCCATTTGCTCGCTTGCCAAGGTTTATATGGCTTGGAGCACTTGTTCCAAGAAGCTAATAGGTACTGTGTAACCGCTTGGCACATGAACTAGCctcttattaaaataaaagtgaatCAGTGAAATATTTGAAGGTATTATATAAATTTTTGATTCCATTCCCACCCATGTTCTCTGTAGTTCAGTTGGCCGAGTTGAAGTTCTGAATGTAAAGCTCCATCATAAATCAAATGACACTTTTGGTGTAAACAAAACATCTGCCGACATTTTAAGTACTGAGAGATTTGACCTTGaagctttcctcctttcccacaAGTGACTAAGATAATTCTCCATCCTCTAATCACTTGTAAATGTCACTTACTGATAATCCCCTGGCAGCGCAATTCAAAGCCTTTAAAGGGTTGTTGTGAAGGGTTTTTcttcgggggtgggggggtccgTGTGGGAGAATTGGTACAAACTGCCTTTGCACGTTTGGCAGTTCTTAAATGCATTTTGCCTGGCCCCTTGCAGTGTTCTGAGGCTCACGTGGTGGGAAACGTTTGTGTGTGAGCCGTGAACTGCATTTGAAAAGAGAGCTTTTAATTACGCTTGGCATTTTGAAATCTTCTAATAGTGGCAGTCGTCttacaaaatatttcccatGCAACAGActttccattattattttttttctataaggCTTTTTCTCCGCcttcagtctgttttctttgtcaCCTACTGTTGCTTTGCCCTGTTAAGCTCTAATAAAAATTTCAAATCACACGGCATTATTACTGCATCCTAAAGGGtgctcctcccccccccccagcctttCTCCAGCTTCAAACTGACTTATTACACTTGGCTTGTTTCCGCGGATCAAATCCAGAAGAGCCTATGACTATATTAGCTACCTACCAGACTGCGCACGAGGTTGGTTGGTACTGCCTTTAAAAGGCTCTGTGTCCTTCTGGGATAGTGATTGTTGGAAACATCTAAGTAAATTCCTTGTGATGcaagaagcagtctttgagtTTATTTTTCACAGGGCTTCATATctgtaaaaacatttctggGTAGATTTCGGTTGTGCTTTGGGGATCCTTAGAAAGAACCAAGAATCTGCAGTTCCCGTTTTGTGTTTTGCCCTCCCCTCTGAGATGCCGTTGCAGTACTGGCCAAAACTTTAATGTCTGCTTCCTGAGTAGAAATATGCTGTTCTGCagtcttttctccctccttttccctgttGTGAATGGATTTTCACTCCATTCTGTACCTCTTAATAATTTAAACCCTAGGAACTTTCCAAAGAGCAGTTGATGCCTTGTGGAAagattaaaaactatttttatatttagcaACAGTTCTGGCTGTcatgctatttttcttcttttgtattttattaatagaGACGTTTGtatgaaaacaagatttttgaagtgtggtggtggtggtagtttttttttttttttcttgctgaagagAGCATCTGCTCCCACTGCAAATTCTACACCTGAAATCATAATCTTCTATGACATTGTAATTGGTGGCTCTGGAAACTATTTTGATGTCACGTAAGATTATGACTTCAGGAGGAGGATAAGCAGTGGGAGCAGATGCTCTCCTAAGCAACAAAGATCCCGTTCTCATGCAACTGTCTCTagtaataaaatggaaagaacaaaatacagaaaatgatgTGTAAGCAAAGCCTGGAGTCTTCCACGAGCCATCAGTGAGTCTTTAACCACATGTCTTTTCCAGTGATCCCACACTCATCCTTGCACAAATGTGCCTTCAGATGGGGTCAGGAATTGACTTTCTCTTGACTGCATTTTGTCTGCTACTCCAAGGGCAAAGAGACATGCAGTAAAGCCTGTGTGTGAGCTAGTTCATTGCTTAAACCTGTGGATAAGGCCCTAATTCACACAGCATGGCTTCCTCTAAAAATGTGCTGCTAGCGTCTCTTTAATCCGAGTTTTAAATTGGAAAAGCCCATTGGGCAGCAAGTTTGAAGTTATATATCCTTGTGCCAGAATGAAGTAAGGTGATTTATCCCATTGtttggttggtggtttgttggttgttttttttttttttttttttatttggaatgtGTGCAGACACTGTGTGTGGGGAAAACGTGGGGagtgggtgggaaggaggaggcaaGAGCAGGGAAGGCAAGGCTGTGAGCCTTTCTTTGTTTGCTCCCTTTCTTGAGCTGGGGGAATTGATCCATATTACTCGGGTCCTATTAAGGGTTAGAGTTCCTGTTTTAGGGCTATGGAGATGGTCTTGTTTAGGCTGAGAGCAGCCAAGTGATTGCTGGTTTTGAACAGGGAGGTGGGGCCAAGGGGACTCCCATTCTCCCAATGCCtctaaaaagagaagaaatgcgAGTGGGAACTGGAAGGGCCTCAGGCTGGGTGTGCACGGGTAGTTTGCTGCAGGTGGTAGGGCTGGGAGGGCTTGAAAATGCAGTCTAGTGCAGTGCAATGCTTTTTGAGACATGGATGCACAGGAGGGTTTGGATCACAGAAGAGGCTGAGACCGATTGGGAGAGAACAGACTGGTTTCAGCTGCGGAGTTGTATTGGAAGATGGTGTATATACAGGGTGTGGTGATGGGAGCTTAGGTATTAAATCTCCTGCATCACACCGATGGGTTAAAGCCGGAACTGATTCTCAAACGCTTCCCTTTGACAGTAAAATAAGGTTTGTATTATGTATTTCTGTTCTACTGGCCCAAAAAGAGAGTTGTTCTCATGTCTGTTAGTCTTGTGACAGCTCTAAACCAGGCCCTGTGGTGTCCAGCTTTCTTGAGGGCAGCTTTCTGGTTGAAGTTTGCTGCTATTTGGGACAAATTAGTTTACGTATTTAAGTCATTAAAAGCTCTGATTCAGTTCTGCCTCTTTTGCAATGAAACGCTCTAAGCAGAACAGCACTCATCTGGAGCCCTCATCAGCAAACAAGAGGCTTGCAAGGGCAAGGTCTCCTCTGAGCTTTAGAGAAGACTGTTTCCCTCTGGGCAGATAAATCattgcagtgtttttctttcttcttttttcttctatgtgAATGGGAGGGGTAATCTTCATGGTTCAGGGAGACGCTGTGCACATTAGAAGGACCTAGTGGTTAGAGTGGGAGATGTGGCTTGAGTGATCCATATCCACTTCCCTGATCTTCCTCAGATTTCACATGTGACAGTGGTCTAGTCTCAGTTTCTctgtaaaatgacatttttttttcttatcacatggtgctcagctgctgccgCACTTCATATAGTAGTAGATCTAACAAACacagtgttttctcttttatgcTTGGATCCTAACTTAGACAAAGTGCTTCGCTCCAAGCATGTGTTGTCTTTGtttaaataacttttctgtTAAAACCACTGCAGTGGTAATTCCAGAAACACTAAAATACCACAATTTGAGGACCCATGGTTGTAGGTTCAAGCGTGACCCCAGACCTGTTGCTGTGCAAAGagatttctttgcagaaaagggaGATTTGCTTCACCCTTTTGGGCTGAGTTGCTGTGCTGGAATTCTTTCTAAATGCTTGCAAGGAGCTGTGTGTCCAAAACTCAGTCTGAGGGGAGGGGGCTTGCTTGGAACAGCTTTCCCCGAGGGTTTCCACACTGTTATTTTGTGAAATAGTCAGTAGATGGAGCTGTGACCTATGGAAGGTGTCCCACTGCTTACTGATGTGTTGCATGCTAAATAATCGTATTTATACGCCTGTATTTCTCTGCCCCAGAAATCTTGCGGGCAAGGAATTTGGATGACTTCAGGGTTGCACAGCTACATGGCATGGTTAGTGGGCACTTCACAAATATGCAGGAGACGTTTTCCTGGTGAAGCTTACCAGCAGAAAACAGGCTGGAAGAGGGGGTGGGAAATGTTTTGGCAAATAGCCCCTTGGCCTCAaggacagattttattttccagtatgTTCCTTCagaattttgtcatttttagcTTAAGTATATAGATAGCTCCTATCATTGTAATGATTTCAAGGACTCTACAACACCAGATGATACAAGCCTGTGAAAAGTCCTTGAAAAAACACCTTGGAAAAAATcaagaaagcaacagaaaaagaaaaaacccaaagcaaaacagaaaaaaactgagTGCAATGTCATTAGGGATTCTTCATACATAGGGGGAAAGTGTCAAGGCGTAGAGGTGAGGTGTGATTTACAGAAATGCAATCCAAGCTAAGCTATGGTAGAGAGCGTGGTCAGGAAGCAAAAGGCGGTGGTGCAGCTGaagtgtgttttggggtggggggtgggcagCTGGCCTCAGCTGCTCATGTCTCCCAAAAGCGTTGTCATCATCTCCTGGGGTTGGATAGCTGTTGGGAGAAGGTGccgagggctggggctggctggggcccTGGTGCAGCATCCCCCAggagctgtggggtggggagtggcGGGCTGGCAGTCCTACCTTGAGCTCTCTGCCCCGTTCCTCTAGCCACGCTGCCTACCTGTCTCCAGCAAATGGCGAGTGTGAGACTTGGGTGACTCTGAGGGTTAACCACTGCTGGAAAGTGCAGAGAATTTTACAATCTTAAGATAATCTGCCTGTTCTGGGGATCCAGGAcccagagaaagagaaacactAACTTAATCTTCCTTCTTCTGCCTGTGTCATGTATGAGCACCACTTAGTTTGAAGTGACTTTTACAACAGGACTCCTGCCCCTTTCCAGGAATAGCTGTTTCAGTCTGAATTAGATCTTCCTATTCAAGCTTCTGTAGCATTACCTAAATTATCGCCTGCTTGTTATTGTCCTTTTTTAACATGAAACTCTTGGATGAAACTTACCTTTTCTTAAACTGCTGATTCCAGTGGCCCTGTGTGGCTGTGAGAGCTGTGATGTTCACTGAAGGGATGAAGCATCCTCCTGGGATTCAGTTGCAGATATAGGGCTTCCAGATGGGAGCATGGGGATGAAACTGGAAGGTGCTGAGTGAGCCAGTCCCTCTCTTGGTGTTTGGCACAGGACTGAACTATCACAAATGAATTTTTGCTCACCTCAGAGCTAACCCTCCCTTGTTGCTATTGCCCTGGATATCCCTGCAGTATTCCTCTTGCCTGGATTCTCATTGTGGGCTCGCCCTCAGAAAACCCCTTTTGGGTAATTCTTTTTACTGTTAGATTGGGTGGGAGGGAGCTGTTAGGGCAGTAAGCAAGTGCAAGATCATCTTTGAATTCAGCAGAGTCCTCCAGCATCCCTCCTGCACTGCCCACCTGACCGGTGCAATTGTATTGACGCTGCAAAAAGCTGGTATTACCACCCAGGGCTTATTTGAGATTTTCAAGCTGGCTTTGCATCCCTTCATcaccttctcttccttctgacCTTGAAAAAGTCCCTCTCAGTAAACTGCTGGCTTTCCTGGATCCCAGAGGCAGCACAGTAGCTGCCAATCCCACTCCGCTAGCCTAAGCATGTTGTGGGCTCAGGCCCTGCGTCTGATTGCAGAAGACTTAATGTATCGCTAGGCTGGTGTAGTGAATCATTAGCATCCTGTTCCAGCTTTCATTGTCTGTTTCATTTCCTGCTCTTAGAAACCCCTGAATCATTCTGTCACAGACTGAATAACAAACTGCATCCTTGTCAGCTTGCGTTACCCAAGAATTTGTTGGCGGGCTTGGCGAAGGCTGACTCTGCTTGAGGTGTGGCTCAGACACCTTTGCTTCTAGCAGGGATGTGCGTTTGGGTGGGTTCAAATACTTTACAAGCCAGCACGGCTTGTGGGACCATCCTCAATTTGGCATATTATTGTATCTTCTTCTGGGGCACTAACATACCCTTTTCTTAAATGCATTCCTGTGGTTGACCCAAATGGCTTGTTGTAACTGCTAGCTCATGTGTTTTGAAGGGAATTCAGTCCTGAAACGTTCCTTAGAGGGTGGATTGGTTTGTGCATGAAATAGGTTTCAAGGAGTGTACTCCTCTCCCTCTTGCTGAGAAATAATATTGGAGTAGTACTgtcatgctttcttttcatgaGGGTGTGAAAGGCTGAACGGAAGCATTAACTGCAGCTTTAAAGCATTTCCATAGTAAAATAAATCTAATTGAGCAGTTATTGCAGTAgctttttaatttgtggaaGAGATTAGGAAATAACTTTCAGCTTGCTCTGGCAGAGCACTCCCCTAGGACGTGTCCTGGGTGCTCTGGCATCGCTCTTTGGGTTCTTATTCCCTTCCCCTCTAGTCGTCCGGTCACATTTGACTGATGCAGAGTTCAGCCGGCAAAATAATGTAAGAACCTCAGTCTGCAAGTGGTTCACTTCACAGGAGAAGTAGCGGAGTGTCATTCATGCCTTACAGAGAGAAACCACAGTAGAGGGATGTAATTTGCCTCTACTCAGGATGAGTCTGATGTGTATTGCTCCTTCCACATGACACGATGCAGTGGCAGAAGGTGCTGCATTGAAGATGATGGAAGAGTTGGCAGGGTTGTGTGCGAATGACTTCCAGGGTCCCATTTATGCCCCTGCATCTCAGGTTGGAGGCTGCAGTGGTGGGACTTAAAGTGAGGGGGAATCACAAGCCTTGGGAGAATGCCAGTTTGTCATGAGGGGATGGAAGACGCCCTTAGGGGAAAACCCTTTATGGAGGAACTATCTCATTGTATGGAGTTAAGAGCAACCTGAAGAATCACAGTGGGTTTTCTTGGGAACTCCTGAAGTCCATTTCTGAGGTTAGAAAATGAAGGCTGCTCAGTGCTGGAACTCTGGCAGGCTTGGAAGTGAGAATGGCACTAAGGAATGTGTCTGCTTTAGACTCAGTGTGTGGAGGCTTTGGACCTCTCTTGGGAGGTTTCTTGGGGGGTGTGAGGGGGGGCAAGGgtcctccctgctcccagagGAAGGGGCCTGGGGGAATTCTACCTGCAGTTTCTTTGGTGTGGCTGGAAGATGCTCTAGAGAAGCTTCATTCTACACTATTGGCAGTCACTGTAAGCGAGGAGAGCTTTGGCAGTTCCCTGGTACTGAGTTCGGGGCACGGCCAGTGGAACAAATTTTAAGC
It encodes:
- the FBXL18 gene encoding F-box/LRR-repeat protein 18, which translates into the protein MAAPEEPCGGRAGEEPGREAAGLSGAQRRRRWRRQDRAAAAMFRCGEEIISGESEEESNGVNLMEFSDEILLHILSYVPCTDLVLNVRRTCRKLATLCLDKSLTHTVLLQKDYKVNKDKVKQLMRDIGKEIYQLNMAGCYWLPSSTIDHVTRCKNLVKLNLSGCHITSLRLSKMLSTLQHLRSLAIDVNPGFDASQLSSECKATLSRVSELKQTLYTPSYGVVPCCTSLEKLLLYFEILDRSREGFMLSGQLMVGESNVPHYQNLRVFYARLAPGYVNQEVVRLYLAVLSDRTPENLHAFLISAPGSFAETGATKNLLDSMARNVRLDALQLPKAWINGSGLLQHLKFNNPFYFSFSRCTLSGGHLIQRVINGGKDLKSLTSLNLSGCVHCLAPESLFRKAEDDIDSSILESLVVSCCNLRHLNLSAAHHHSSESIGNHLCQLLSRLKHLLSLALPVCSITDVAANVEKPPTASNLVPQTFGKKVRIGIQTYPRNLADQANQKVESSVFWALMGSLRFLETLEIIGSSFSSAMPRNEPAIWNSLPPCVRAQSVGDSEVAAISQLTYLQSLTLAQLPNILTGSGLISIGLQCQHLRTLSLANLGMMGKVVYMSALMDMLKHCKCLRDLRLEQPYFSAGAQFFQALSHCSSLQRLCIVSRSGTLQSDAVMSFMANCLEVIMCHMFMGESLTVCKNLQQSIVRSFQADRPALNVVIFPLLHEDLTEVIRDVPMRHLDEITLFKSRVAEEPPNLWW